Proteins encoded by one window of Cheilinus undulatus linkage group 13, ASM1832078v1, whole genome shotgun sequence:
- the LOC121520100 gene encoding NACHT, LRR and PYD domains-containing protein 4E-like isoform X1, whose amino-acid sequence MKRQRSNSPEPSCVSMKSDRSKSAIINFKQPTRKSLRIKKQSPDSPEPSCVSMNSGQSADCWIDFKQSADGRGQLETSEFFSDQSKQHQTELDSIFMLLEENIITFVKKELKRFQKVLSQENPERHSEDEEVLAGEDEEQRSSREAFVKITENFLRRMKQYELADCLRNRNSASVCQHKLKSKLKEKFQCVFEGIAKAGNPTLPNQIYTELYITEGRTGEVNHEHEVRQMETTSRKAHRAETSIRQEDIFKAPPGRDGPIRRVMTKGVAGIGKTVLTQKFTLDWAEGKANQDIQFTFPFTFRELNVLKEKKFSLVELLHHFFTETKEAGLCRFEDFQVVFIFDGLDECRLHLDFNKTQTLSDVTKSTSVDVLLTNLIRGNLLPSARLWITTRPAAANQIPPECVDMVTEVRGFTDPQKEEYFRKRFRDEEEASRIISHIKTSRSLHIMCHIPVFCWISATVLEDLLKTREGGELPKTLTEMYIYLLVVQSKVKSIKYDGGAETDPHWSPDSRKMMESLGKLAFEQLQKGNLIFYEPDLAECGIDMRAASVYSGVFTQVFREERGLYQDTVFCFIHLSVQEFLAALHVHQTFINSGVNLMKEEQTPSISTMTQLYQSAVDQALLSPNGHLDLFLRFLLGLSLTTNQNLLRGLLTQTGSDSETSQETVQYIKTKINEDLSAEKSINLFHCLNELNDRSLEEQIQRYLGLGYVSSISLSPAKWSALVFILLSSEKDLDVFDLKKYRASEEALLRLLPVVKVSNKALLSFCNLSERSCGALSSVLSSSSLRDLDLSNNDLQDSGIEQLCCGLMDPCSKLESLRLSVCNLSDRSCGALSSVLSSSSLRDLDLSNNDLQDSGVTLLSSGLEGPHCRLDSLSLSGCLVTEKGCSSLASALSSSCLTKLDLSYNHPGKRGEKLLSALQKDPHCRLETLRLDHGGRHRLKPGLKKYACKLQVDTNTVNRRLKLSDNNRTVTLVEEDQPYPDHPDRFNWPQLLCRTGLTGRCYWEVEWSGGVKVSVSYRGIRRRGNLKKCVFGCNDQSWSLICNDRSYHVTHNYIETTITSSSSSSGRVGVYLDHPAGSLSFYRVSSDRLIHLHTYNTTFTEPLYPGFLTGSGSSVSLCSL is encoded by the exons AGGTCAGCTGGAAACATCAGAGTTCTTCAGTGATCAGTCCAAGCAGCATCAAACAGAGCTGGACTCCATATTTATG ctgctggaggagaaCATTATCACCTTTGTGAAGAAGGAACTGAAGAGATTTCAGAAGGTTCTGAGTCAGGAGAACCCAGAACgtcacagtgaggatgaggaggtgtTGGCTGGTGAAGATGAagagcagaggagcagcagagaggctTTTGTGAAGATCACAGAGAACTTCCTGAGGAGAATGAAGCAGTACGAGCTGGCTGACTGTCTGAGGAACA GAAATTCCGCTTCAGTTTGCCAACATAAACTcaagtctaagctgaaggagaagttccagtgtgtgtttgaggggatCGCTAAAGCAGGAAACCCAACCCTTCCGAATCAGATCTACACAGAGCTCTACATCACCGAGGGAAGGACTGGAGAGGTCAACCATGAACACGAGGTCAGACAGATGGAAACAACATCCAGGAAAGCACACAGAGCAGAAACAAGCATCAGACAAGAAGACATCTTTAAAGCTCCACCTGGAAGagatggaccaatcagaagAGTGATGACAAAGGGTGTGGCTGGCATTGGGAAAACAGTCTTAACCCAGAAGTTCACTCTGGACTGGGCTGAAGGCAAAGCCAACCAGGACATCCAGTTCACATTTCCATTCActttcagagagctgaatgtgctgaaagagaaaaagttcAGCTTGGTGGAGCTCCTTCATCACTTCTTTACTGAAACCAAAGAAGCAGGACTCTGCAGGTTTGAAGACTTCCAGGTGGTGTTCATCTTTGACGGTCTGGACGAGTGTCGACTTCATCTGGACTTCAACAAAACTCAAACCCTAAGTGATGTCACAAAGTCCACCTCAGTGGATGTGCTGCTGACAAACCTCATCAGAGGGAACCTGCTTCCATCTGCTCGCCTCTGGATAACCAcacgacctgcagcagccaatcagatccctccTGAGTGTGTTGACATGgtgacagaggtcagagggttCACTGACCCTCAGAAAGAGGAGTACTTCAGGAAGAGGTTCAGAGATGAGGAGGAGGCCAGCAGGATCATCTCCCACATCAAAACATCCCGAAGCCTCCACATCATGTGCCACATCCCGGTCTTCTGCTGGATCTCTGCTACAGTTCTGGAGGATCTGCTGAAgaccagagagggaggagagctgCCCAAGACCCTGACTGAGATGTACATCTACTTGCTGGTGGTTCAGTCCAAAGTGAAGAGCATCAAGTATGATGGGGGAGCTGAGACAGATCCCCATTGGAGTCCAGACAGCAGGAAGATGATGGAGTCTCTGGGAAAACTGGCttttgagcagctgcagaaagggAACCTGATCTTCTATGAACCAGACCTGGCAGAGTGTGGCATCGATATGAGAGCAGCCTCGGTGTACTCAGGAGTGTTCACACAGGtcttcagagaggagagaggactgTACCAGGACACGGTGTTCTGCTTCATCCATCTGAgtgttcaggagtttctggCTGCTCTTCATGTCCATCAGACCTTCATCAACTCTGGAGTCAATCTgatgaaagaagaacaaacaccATCCATATCTACAATGACACAGCTCTACCAGAGTGCTGTAGACCAGGCCTTACTGAGCCCAAATGGACACCTGGACCTGTTCCTCCGCTTCCTCCTGGGTCTGTCACTGACCACCAATCAGAATCTCCTACGAGGTCTGCTTACACAAACAGGGAGTGACTCAGAGACCAGTCAGGAAACAGTCCAGTACATCAAGACAAAGATCAATGAGgatctgtctgcagagaagagCATCAATCTGTTCCACTGTCTGAATGAACTGAATGATCGTTCTCTAGAGGAGCAGATCCAACGGTACCTGGGATTAGGATATGTCTCAAGCATATCTCTGTCTCCTGCTAAGTGGTCAGCTCTGGTCTTCATCTTACTGTCATCAGAAAAAGATCTGGATGTGTTTGACCTGAAGAAATACCGTGCTTCAGAGGAGGCTCTTCTGAGGCTGCTGCCAGTGGTCAAAGTCTCCAACAAAGCTCT ACTGAGTTTCTGTAACCtctcagagagaagctgtggaGCTCTGTCCTCAGTCCTCAGCTCCTCCAGTCTCAGAGATCTGGACCTGAGTAACAACgacctgcaggattcaggaATTGAGCAACTTTGTTGTGGACTAATGGATCCATGTTCTAAGTTGGAGTCTCTCAG GCTGAGTGTCTGTAACCTCTCAGATAGAAGCTGTGGAGCTCTGTCCTCAGTCCTCAGCTCCTCCAGTCTCAGAGATCTGGACCTGAGTAACAACgacctgcaggattcaggagtgaCACTGCTGTCTTCTGGACTGGAGGGTCCACACTGCAGACTGGACTCTCTCAG tCTGTCTGGCTGTTTGGTCACAGAGAAAGGCTGTTCTTCTCTGGCATCAGCTCTGAGCTCCTCCTGTCTGACAAAGCTAGACCTGAGCTACAATCATCCAGGAAAACGAGGAGAAAAACTACTGTCTGCTCTACAGAAGGATCCACATTGCAGACTGGAGACACTGAg GCTGGACCATGGTGGACGGCACAGACTGAAACCAGGTCTAAAGAAGT ATGCCTGTAAGCTGCAAgtggacacaaacacagtgaaCAGAAGACTCAAACTGTCTGACAACAACAGGACGGTGACATTAGTGGAGGAGGATCAGCCATATCCTGATCATCCAGACAGATTTAACTGGCCTCAGCTGCTGTGTCGGACTGGTCTGACTGGTCGCTGTTACTGGGAGGTCGAGTGGAGTGGAGGGGTTAAAGTATCAGTGAGTTACAGAGGAATCAGACGGAGAGGAAACctgaaaaaatgtgtgtttggatgTAATGATCAGTCCTGGAGTCTGATCTGCAATGATCGTAGTTACCATGTTACTCACAATTACATAGAAACAAccatcacctcctcctcttcatcctctggtAGAGTAGGGGTGTATCTGGACCATCCTGCTGGCTCTCTGTCCTTCTACAGAGTCTCCTCTGACAGACTGATTCACCTCCACACCTACAACACCACATTCACTGAACCGCTCTATCCTGGGTTTTTGACAGGTTCAGGTTCCTCAGTGTCTCTGTGTTCTCTGTAG
- the LOC121520100 gene encoding NACHT, LRR and PYD domains-containing protein 4E-like isoform X3, which translates to MKRQRSNSPEPSCVSMKSDRSKSAIINFKQPTRKSLRIKKQSPDSPEPSCVSMNSGQSADCWIDFKQSADGRGQLETSEFFSDQSKQHQTELDSIFMLLEENIITFVKKELKRFQKVLSQENPERHSEDEEVLAGEDEEQRSSREAFVKITENFLRRMKQYELADCLRNRNSASVCQHKLKSKLKEKFQCVFEGIAKAGNPTLPNQIYTELYITEGRTGEVNHEHEVRQMETTSRKAHRAETSIRQEDIFKAPPGRDGPIRRVMTKGVAGIGKTVLTQKFTLDWAEGKANQDIQFTFPFTFRELNVLKEKKFSLVELLHHFFTETKEAGLCRFEDFQVVFIFDGLDECRLHLDFNKTQTLSDVTKSTSVDVLLTNLIRGNLLPSARLWITTRPAAANQIPPECVDMVTEVRGFTDPQKEEYFRKRFRDEEEASRIISHIKTSRSLHIMCHIPVFCWISATVLEDLLKTREGGELPKTLTEMYIYLLVVQSKVKSIKYDGGAETDPHWSPDSRKMMESLGKLAFEQLQKGNLIFYEPDLAECGIDMRAASVYSGVFTQVFREERGLYQDTVFCFIHLSVQEFLAALHVHQTFINSGVNLMKEEQTPSISTMTQLYQSAVDQALLSPNGHLDLFLRFLLGLSLTTNQNLLRGLLTQTGSDSETSQETVQYIKTKINEDLSAEKSINLFHCLNELNDRSLEEQIQRYLGLGYVSSISLSPAKWSALVFILLSSEKDLDVFDLKKYRASEEALLRLLPVVKVSNKALLSFCNLSERSCGALSSVLSSSSLRDLDLSNNDLQDSGIEQLCCGLMDPCSKLESLRLSVCNLSDRSCGALSSVLSSSSLRDLDLSNNDLQDSGVTLLSSGLEGPHCRLDSLRLDHGGRHRLKPGLKKYACKLQVDTNTVNRRLKLSDNNRTVTLVEEDQPYPDHPDRFNWPQLLCRTGLTGRCYWEVEWSGGVKVSVSYRGIRRRGNLKKCVFGCNDQSWSLICNDRSYHVTHNYIETTITSSSSSSGRVGVYLDHPAGSLSFYRVSSDRLIHLHTYNTTFTEPLYPGFLTGSGSSVSLCSL; encoded by the exons AGGTCAGCTGGAAACATCAGAGTTCTTCAGTGATCAGTCCAAGCAGCATCAAACAGAGCTGGACTCCATATTTATG ctgctggaggagaaCATTATCACCTTTGTGAAGAAGGAACTGAAGAGATTTCAGAAGGTTCTGAGTCAGGAGAACCCAGAACgtcacagtgaggatgaggaggtgtTGGCTGGTGAAGATGAagagcagaggagcagcagagaggctTTTGTGAAGATCACAGAGAACTTCCTGAGGAGAATGAAGCAGTACGAGCTGGCTGACTGTCTGAGGAACA GAAATTCCGCTTCAGTTTGCCAACATAAACTcaagtctaagctgaaggagaagttccagtgtgtgtttgaggggatCGCTAAAGCAGGAAACCCAACCCTTCCGAATCAGATCTACACAGAGCTCTACATCACCGAGGGAAGGACTGGAGAGGTCAACCATGAACACGAGGTCAGACAGATGGAAACAACATCCAGGAAAGCACACAGAGCAGAAACAAGCATCAGACAAGAAGACATCTTTAAAGCTCCACCTGGAAGagatggaccaatcagaagAGTGATGACAAAGGGTGTGGCTGGCATTGGGAAAACAGTCTTAACCCAGAAGTTCACTCTGGACTGGGCTGAAGGCAAAGCCAACCAGGACATCCAGTTCACATTTCCATTCActttcagagagctgaatgtgctgaaagagaaaaagttcAGCTTGGTGGAGCTCCTTCATCACTTCTTTACTGAAACCAAAGAAGCAGGACTCTGCAGGTTTGAAGACTTCCAGGTGGTGTTCATCTTTGACGGTCTGGACGAGTGTCGACTTCATCTGGACTTCAACAAAACTCAAACCCTAAGTGATGTCACAAAGTCCACCTCAGTGGATGTGCTGCTGACAAACCTCATCAGAGGGAACCTGCTTCCATCTGCTCGCCTCTGGATAACCAcacgacctgcagcagccaatcagatccctccTGAGTGTGTTGACATGgtgacagaggtcagagggttCACTGACCCTCAGAAAGAGGAGTACTTCAGGAAGAGGTTCAGAGATGAGGAGGAGGCCAGCAGGATCATCTCCCACATCAAAACATCCCGAAGCCTCCACATCATGTGCCACATCCCGGTCTTCTGCTGGATCTCTGCTACAGTTCTGGAGGATCTGCTGAAgaccagagagggaggagagctgCCCAAGACCCTGACTGAGATGTACATCTACTTGCTGGTGGTTCAGTCCAAAGTGAAGAGCATCAAGTATGATGGGGGAGCTGAGACAGATCCCCATTGGAGTCCAGACAGCAGGAAGATGATGGAGTCTCTGGGAAAACTGGCttttgagcagctgcagaaagggAACCTGATCTTCTATGAACCAGACCTGGCAGAGTGTGGCATCGATATGAGAGCAGCCTCGGTGTACTCAGGAGTGTTCACACAGGtcttcagagaggagagaggactgTACCAGGACACGGTGTTCTGCTTCATCCATCTGAgtgttcaggagtttctggCTGCTCTTCATGTCCATCAGACCTTCATCAACTCTGGAGTCAATCTgatgaaagaagaacaaacaccATCCATATCTACAATGACACAGCTCTACCAGAGTGCTGTAGACCAGGCCTTACTGAGCCCAAATGGACACCTGGACCTGTTCCTCCGCTTCCTCCTGGGTCTGTCACTGACCACCAATCAGAATCTCCTACGAGGTCTGCTTACACAAACAGGGAGTGACTCAGAGACCAGTCAGGAAACAGTCCAGTACATCAAGACAAAGATCAATGAGgatctgtctgcagagaagagCATCAATCTGTTCCACTGTCTGAATGAACTGAATGATCGTTCTCTAGAGGAGCAGATCCAACGGTACCTGGGATTAGGATATGTCTCAAGCATATCTCTGTCTCCTGCTAAGTGGTCAGCTCTGGTCTTCATCTTACTGTCATCAGAAAAAGATCTGGATGTGTTTGACCTGAAGAAATACCGTGCTTCAGAGGAGGCTCTTCTGAGGCTGCTGCCAGTGGTCAAAGTCTCCAACAAAGCTCT ACTGAGTTTCTGTAACCtctcagagagaagctgtggaGCTCTGTCCTCAGTCCTCAGCTCCTCCAGTCTCAGAGATCTGGACCTGAGTAACAACgacctgcaggattcaggaATTGAGCAACTTTGTTGTGGACTAATGGATCCATGTTCTAAGTTGGAGTCTCTCAG GCTGAGTGTCTGTAACCTCTCAGATAGAAGCTGTGGAGCTCTGTCCTCAGTCCTCAGCTCCTCCAGTCTCAGAGATCTGGACCTGAGTAACAACgacctgcaggattcaggagtgaCACTGCTGTCTTCTGGACTGGAGGGTCCACACTGCAGACTGGACTCTCTCAG GCTGGACCATGGTGGACGGCACAGACTGAAACCAGGTCTAAAGAAGT ATGCCTGTAAGCTGCAAgtggacacaaacacagtgaaCAGAAGACTCAAACTGTCTGACAACAACAGGACGGTGACATTAGTGGAGGAGGATCAGCCATATCCTGATCATCCAGACAGATTTAACTGGCCTCAGCTGCTGTGTCGGACTGGTCTGACTGGTCGCTGTTACTGGGAGGTCGAGTGGAGTGGAGGGGTTAAAGTATCAGTGAGTTACAGAGGAATCAGACGGAGAGGAAACctgaaaaaatgtgtgtttggatgTAATGATCAGTCCTGGAGTCTGATCTGCAATGATCGTAGTTACCATGTTACTCACAATTACATAGAAACAAccatcacctcctcctcttcatcctctggtAGAGTAGGGGTGTATCTGGACCATCCTGCTGGCTCTCTGTCCTTCTACAGAGTCTCCTCTGACAGACTGATTCACCTCCACACCTACAACACCACATTCACTGAACCGCTCTATCCTGGGTTTTTGACAGGTTCAGGTTCCTCAGTGTCTCTGTGTTCTCTGTAG
- the LOC121520100 gene encoding NACHT, LRR and PYD domains-containing protein 4E-like isoform X2, with protein sequence MKRQRSNSPEPSCVSMKSDRSKSAIINFKQPTRKRGQLETSEFFSDQSKQHQTELDSIFMLLEENIITFVKKELKRFQKVLSQENPERHSEDEEVLAGEDEEQRSSREAFVKITENFLRRMKQYELADCLRNRNSASVCQHKLKSKLKEKFQCVFEGIAKAGNPTLPNQIYTELYITEGRTGEVNHEHEVRQMETTSRKAHRAETSIRQEDIFKAPPGRDGPIRRVMTKGVAGIGKTVLTQKFTLDWAEGKANQDIQFTFPFTFRELNVLKEKKFSLVELLHHFFTETKEAGLCRFEDFQVVFIFDGLDECRLHLDFNKTQTLSDVTKSTSVDVLLTNLIRGNLLPSARLWITTRPAAANQIPPECVDMVTEVRGFTDPQKEEYFRKRFRDEEEASRIISHIKTSRSLHIMCHIPVFCWISATVLEDLLKTREGGELPKTLTEMYIYLLVVQSKVKSIKYDGGAETDPHWSPDSRKMMESLGKLAFEQLQKGNLIFYEPDLAECGIDMRAASVYSGVFTQVFREERGLYQDTVFCFIHLSVQEFLAALHVHQTFINSGVNLMKEEQTPSISTMTQLYQSAVDQALLSPNGHLDLFLRFLLGLSLTTNQNLLRGLLTQTGSDSETSQETVQYIKTKINEDLSAEKSINLFHCLNELNDRSLEEQIQRYLGLGYVSSISLSPAKWSALVFILLSSEKDLDVFDLKKYRASEEALLRLLPVVKVSNKALLSFCNLSERSCGALSSVLSSSSLRDLDLSNNDLQDSGIEQLCCGLMDPCSKLESLRLSVCNLSDRSCGALSSVLSSSSLRDLDLSNNDLQDSGVTLLSSGLEGPHCRLDSLSLSGCLVTEKGCSSLASALSSSCLTKLDLSYNHPGKRGEKLLSALQKDPHCRLETLRLDHGGRHRLKPGLKKYACKLQVDTNTVNRRLKLSDNNRTVTLVEEDQPYPDHPDRFNWPQLLCRTGLTGRCYWEVEWSGGVKVSVSYRGIRRRGNLKKCVFGCNDQSWSLICNDRSYHVTHNYIETTITSSSSSSGRVGVYLDHPAGSLSFYRVSSDRLIHLHTYNTTFTEPLYPGFLTGSGSSVSLCSL encoded by the exons AGGTCAGCTGGAAACATCAGAGTTCTTCAGTGATCAGTCCAAGCAGCATCAAACAGAGCTGGACTCCATATTTATG ctgctggaggagaaCATTATCACCTTTGTGAAGAAGGAACTGAAGAGATTTCAGAAGGTTCTGAGTCAGGAGAACCCAGAACgtcacagtgaggatgaggaggtgtTGGCTGGTGAAGATGAagagcagaggagcagcagagaggctTTTGTGAAGATCACAGAGAACTTCCTGAGGAGAATGAAGCAGTACGAGCTGGCTGACTGTCTGAGGAACA GAAATTCCGCTTCAGTTTGCCAACATAAACTcaagtctaagctgaaggagaagttccagtgtgtgtttgaggggatCGCTAAAGCAGGAAACCCAACCCTTCCGAATCAGATCTACACAGAGCTCTACATCACCGAGGGAAGGACTGGAGAGGTCAACCATGAACACGAGGTCAGACAGATGGAAACAACATCCAGGAAAGCACACAGAGCAGAAACAAGCATCAGACAAGAAGACATCTTTAAAGCTCCACCTGGAAGagatggaccaatcagaagAGTGATGACAAAGGGTGTGGCTGGCATTGGGAAAACAGTCTTAACCCAGAAGTTCACTCTGGACTGGGCTGAAGGCAAAGCCAACCAGGACATCCAGTTCACATTTCCATTCActttcagagagctgaatgtgctgaaagagaaaaagttcAGCTTGGTGGAGCTCCTTCATCACTTCTTTACTGAAACCAAAGAAGCAGGACTCTGCAGGTTTGAAGACTTCCAGGTGGTGTTCATCTTTGACGGTCTGGACGAGTGTCGACTTCATCTGGACTTCAACAAAACTCAAACCCTAAGTGATGTCACAAAGTCCACCTCAGTGGATGTGCTGCTGACAAACCTCATCAGAGGGAACCTGCTTCCATCTGCTCGCCTCTGGATAACCAcacgacctgcagcagccaatcagatccctccTGAGTGTGTTGACATGgtgacagaggtcagagggttCACTGACCCTCAGAAAGAGGAGTACTTCAGGAAGAGGTTCAGAGATGAGGAGGAGGCCAGCAGGATCATCTCCCACATCAAAACATCCCGAAGCCTCCACATCATGTGCCACATCCCGGTCTTCTGCTGGATCTCTGCTACAGTTCTGGAGGATCTGCTGAAgaccagagagggaggagagctgCCCAAGACCCTGACTGAGATGTACATCTACTTGCTGGTGGTTCAGTCCAAAGTGAAGAGCATCAAGTATGATGGGGGAGCTGAGACAGATCCCCATTGGAGTCCAGACAGCAGGAAGATGATGGAGTCTCTGGGAAAACTGGCttttgagcagctgcagaaagggAACCTGATCTTCTATGAACCAGACCTGGCAGAGTGTGGCATCGATATGAGAGCAGCCTCGGTGTACTCAGGAGTGTTCACACAGGtcttcagagaggagagaggactgTACCAGGACACGGTGTTCTGCTTCATCCATCTGAgtgttcaggagtttctggCTGCTCTTCATGTCCATCAGACCTTCATCAACTCTGGAGTCAATCTgatgaaagaagaacaaacaccATCCATATCTACAATGACACAGCTCTACCAGAGTGCTGTAGACCAGGCCTTACTGAGCCCAAATGGACACCTGGACCTGTTCCTCCGCTTCCTCCTGGGTCTGTCACTGACCACCAATCAGAATCTCCTACGAGGTCTGCTTACACAAACAGGGAGTGACTCAGAGACCAGTCAGGAAACAGTCCAGTACATCAAGACAAAGATCAATGAGgatctgtctgcagagaagagCATCAATCTGTTCCACTGTCTGAATGAACTGAATGATCGTTCTCTAGAGGAGCAGATCCAACGGTACCTGGGATTAGGATATGTCTCAAGCATATCTCTGTCTCCTGCTAAGTGGTCAGCTCTGGTCTTCATCTTACTGTCATCAGAAAAAGATCTGGATGTGTTTGACCTGAAGAAATACCGTGCTTCAGAGGAGGCTCTTCTGAGGCTGCTGCCAGTGGTCAAAGTCTCCAACAAAGCTCT ACTGAGTTTCTGTAACCtctcagagagaagctgtggaGCTCTGTCCTCAGTCCTCAGCTCCTCCAGTCTCAGAGATCTGGACCTGAGTAACAACgacctgcaggattcaggaATTGAGCAACTTTGTTGTGGACTAATGGATCCATGTTCTAAGTTGGAGTCTCTCAG GCTGAGTGTCTGTAACCTCTCAGATAGAAGCTGTGGAGCTCTGTCCTCAGTCCTCAGCTCCTCCAGTCTCAGAGATCTGGACCTGAGTAACAACgacctgcaggattcaggagtgaCACTGCTGTCTTCTGGACTGGAGGGTCCACACTGCAGACTGGACTCTCTCAG tCTGTCTGGCTGTTTGGTCACAGAGAAAGGCTGTTCTTCTCTGGCATCAGCTCTGAGCTCCTCCTGTCTGACAAAGCTAGACCTGAGCTACAATCATCCAGGAAAACGAGGAGAAAAACTACTGTCTGCTCTACAGAAGGATCCACATTGCAGACTGGAGACACTGAg GCTGGACCATGGTGGACGGCACAGACTGAAACCAGGTCTAAAGAAGT ATGCCTGTAAGCTGCAAgtggacacaaacacagtgaaCAGAAGACTCAAACTGTCTGACAACAACAGGACGGTGACATTAGTGGAGGAGGATCAGCCATATCCTGATCATCCAGACAGATTTAACTGGCCTCAGCTGCTGTGTCGGACTGGTCTGACTGGTCGCTGTTACTGGGAGGTCGAGTGGAGTGGAGGGGTTAAAGTATCAGTGAGTTACAGAGGAATCAGACGGAGAGGAAACctgaaaaaatgtgtgtttggatgTAATGATCAGTCCTGGAGTCTGATCTGCAATGATCGTAGTTACCATGTTACTCACAATTACATAGAAACAAccatcacctcctcctcttcatcctctggtAGAGTAGGGGTGTATCTGGACCATCCTGCTGGCTCTCTGTCCTTCTACAGAGTCTCCTCTGACAGACTGATTCACCTCCACACCTACAACACCACATTCACTGAACCGCTCTATCCTGGGTTTTTGACAGGTTCAGGTTCCTCAGTGTCTCTGTGTTCTCTGTAG